A genomic window from Chloroflexota bacterium includes:
- a CDS encoding type II toxin-antitoxin system HicB family antitoxin has translation MIRYKVIIYWSAEDNAFVAEVPELPGCIAAGATYQEALGNVETIIREWIETAQELGRPSPEPKGRLVFA, from the coding sequence ATGATTCGTTATAAAGTGATTATTTATTGGAGCGCCGAAGATAACGCGTTTGTTGCGGAGGTTCCCGAATTGCCCGGTTGCATAGCGGCTGGCGCGACATATCAGGAAGCGTTGGGGAATGTTGAAACGATTATCCGCGAATGGATTGAAACCGCGCAAGAATTGGGACGCCCCAGCCCAGAACCCAAAGGGCGTTTGGTTTTTGCCTAA
- a CDS encoding class I SAM-dependent methyltransferase, which produces MARRATRVEDSANREVLDDLLFGLAKTAVLKAAIELEVCTRIAEGHRTVPALARIGGAGERGTRILLDAMCFIGLLSRDRTEYKLSPTADAFLVKGKPTYFGDAFLGGLAWDARGQLSKTVRTGKPMVAAASDAFEPIWAGYAASHLADWQRQLGDYNAMWDKVAIASDLKTLRVLDVACGSGITSFALAKRFSVARVVALDRAMILPYAKQLAEAMGIASQVSFVAGDALNFDARPDSFDLVLFSSITQYLSPEQIIGAFRKAYESLVPNGRIVITAPILDDDHKGPGEVPLAAMEPLLFSADGDVYPFVEYRGMLEATGFSEVTSHKDDWGLVTARRIEKTQPKGQG; this is translated from the coding sequence ATGGCTCGTCGCGCGACGCGCGTTGAAGATTCTGCCAATCGCGAAGTGTTGGATGATTTGTTATTTGGGCTAGCCAAGACTGCGGTACTCAAAGCCGCGATTGAACTCGAAGTCTGTACGCGAATCGCGGAAGGACATCGCACGGTGCCAGCACTCGCGCGCATCGGCGGTGCGGGCGAACGCGGCACCCGCATCTTGCTCGACGCGATGTGCTTTATCGGTTTGTTGTCGCGCGACCGCACCGAATACAAACTATCGCCAACCGCGGACGCGTTTCTCGTGAAAGGCAAGCCTACGTACTTTGGCGACGCCTTCCTGGGTGGATTAGCGTGGGATGCGCGCGGACAGTTAAGCAAGACAGTCCGCACCGGCAAGCCGATGGTCGCGGCGGCGAGCGACGCGTTCGAACCGATCTGGGCGGGCTATGCCGCGTCGCATCTGGCGGATTGGCAACGACAACTCGGCGACTATAACGCGATGTGGGACAAGGTCGCGATTGCCTCCGATCTCAAAACGTTGCGCGTGCTCGATGTCGCGTGCGGTTCCGGCATCACGTCGTTCGCGCTCGCGAAACGATTTTCCGTTGCGCGCGTGGTTGCGCTCGACCGCGCGATGATTCTGCCGTACGCCAAGCAACTCGCCGAGGCGATGGGCATCGCGTCCCAGGTTTCCTTCGTCGCCGGCGATGCGCTCAACTTTGACGCGCGCCCCGATTCGTTCGACCTCGTGTTGTTTAGCAGTATCACGCAGTACCTCAGCCCGGAGCAAATCATCGGCGCGTTCCGCAAGGCGTACGAATCGCTCGTGCCGAACGGACGCATCGTCATCACCGCGCCGATCCTGGACGACGACCACAAAGGTCCAGGCGAAGTGCCGCTCGCCGCGATGGAACCCTTGCTCTTTAGCGCGGACGGCGACGTGTATCCGTTCGTCGAATATCGCGGCATGTTGGAAGCGACCGGCTTTTCCGAAGTGACGAGTCACAAAGACGATTGGGGTCTCGTCACTGCGCGCCGCATCGAAAAAACTCAACCCAAGGGACAAGGATGA
- a CDS encoding alcohol dehydrogenase catalytic domain-containing protein — MKAIQFNAAIPRYALGLALGKIYQPILWSGLSCTQYVDAPEPRLPNDEWVKIKTRYGGICGSDNHLLHLHNSPAASAVTSFPFVIGHENVGTILELGSRVRDVAMGERVVIEPTLWCKPRGFADLCECCARGDIQLCERITEGTISAGLILGSCRDTGGSWSPYYLAHASQVYRVPDAVSDENALLVEPFATSLHAVLANLPSDNETVLVFGAGVIGLGIIAALRALESKARIIVLARHGIQQELAKKFGADMVISASRNANHFAEFARAVNGKLLKPILGKPVLIGGAEVVYECVGNADSIDDALRFTRASGVVVLAGLAAVPNGVDWTPIWMKELHLKGTYTYGHDDFRGERWKTFDLALDLMARGKVDLSPMITHKFPLNEYARAFDVVNKRSRERSVKVVFEFD; from the coding sequence ATGAAAGCGATTCAATTCAATGCCGCGATTCCGCGTTATGCCCTGGGACTCGCGCTTGGGAAAATCTATCAGCCGATTTTGTGGAGCGGACTTTCCTGCACGCAATACGTGGATGCGCCGGAGCCGCGCTTGCCAAACGACGAATGGGTGAAAATCAAAACGCGGTATGGCGGGATTTGCGGCAGTGACAATCATTTGCTTCATTTGCACAACAGTCCCGCGGCGTCGGCGGTGACTTCGTTTCCATTTGTCATCGGTCACGAAAATGTGGGGACGATTTTGGAACTGGGTTCGCGCGTGCGTGATGTTGCGATGGGCGAGCGCGTCGTGATTGAGCCGACGTTGTGGTGCAAGCCGCGCGGGTTTGCCGATTTGTGTGAGTGCTGTGCGCGTGGCGATATTCAATTGTGCGAACGGATTACCGAAGGTACGATTTCGGCTGGGCTGATTTTGGGTTCTTGTCGCGATACCGGCGGAAGTTGGAGTCCGTACTATCTCGCGCACGCGTCCCAGGTTTATCGCGTGCCCGATGCGGTGAGCGACGAGAACGCGTTGCTCGTCGAGCCGTTCGCGACCAGTTTGCACGCGGTGCTTGCGAACCTGCCGAGCGATAATGAGACGGTGCTTGTCTTTGGCGCGGGCGTGATTGGCTTGGGCATCATCGCGGCTCTGCGCGCGCTGGAGAGCAAGGCGCGCATCATCGTGCTCGCGCGGCATGGCATCCAGCAAGAACTGGCGAAAAAGTTTGGCGCGGACATGGTGATTTCCGCATCGCGCAATGCAAATCACTTTGCGGAATTCGCACGTGCGGTCAATGGCAAGTTGCTCAAACCGATTCTCGGCAAGCCGGTGCTCATCGGTGGAGCAGAGGTCGTGTACGAGTGTGTCGGCAACGCGGATTCGATTGACGACGCGTTGCGATTTACGCGTGCGAGTGGCGTCGTCGTGCTCGCCGGACTCGCGGCGGTGCCGAATGGCGTGGACTGGACGCCGATCTGGATGAAAGAGTTGCATCTCAAAGGCACGTACACGTACGGGCATGACGATTTTCGCGGCGAGCGTTGGAAGACGTTCGACCTCGCGCTCGATCTGATGGCGCGCGGCAAGGTGGACCTCTCGCCGATGATTACGCACAAGTTTCCGCTGAACGAGTACGCGCGCGCGTTCGATGTCGTCAACAAGCGCAGTCGTGAGCGGTCGGTCAAAGTGGTGTTTGAATTCGATTAG
- a CDS encoding alpha/beta fold hydrolase yields the protein MPLLDLDLYRKQVVVSEYPLVTLSVIDAGRFPAERTMLFIHGFGGYALQWEKQLTEFAEKNRVIALDVRGHGSSDCPASAYTMDELVGDVERVVEALRLPPKFDLLAHSFGGAIAASYAIKHPDRVARLVLTGTSVEFSLNGLLRFAFKLPTAIAEVVRARFPRNVSAPAHVLKAMYYNAMVKWDGNTTLPRVRVPTLVILGHRDITFKRSAYDAVADRIPGAQVAKIPVSAHMVQLERPDAVNRAITRFLGGGAVTWREGRERQVIDLVKQRPWLKHYEEQVPYSVAYPSQPLFRFLESAARRFPNQRAVVFYDRALSYRELNDATNRLANALSNLGVKKGDRVALLLPNSPQMVIAYYAALKIGAIVVSLNPLSNVDELAHQLNDAGAETIIALSNFYPAIKVVRVGTPLKHVILTNIKEYFAAPRRVLFSIVRESREGHRIDLRGETNTYAFQELLTRASSASPTVEVTPDDLALIQYSSGTTDLPKGVMLTHANVVANTVQLRHWLSDVEDGEEVVLSVLPFSHSYGMTTCLNLGISIAATLVLLPTFSTREVLQVIARYRPTLFPGVPTMYVAINNFPNVRKYGLKTIRACVSGAAPLPLEVQEAFEKLTRAKLVEGYGLTEASPVTHANPIYGHRKTGTIGVPLPDTEAKIVDLQTRLDVPVGAIGELAVRGPQVMCGYWNRPSETVQVLSPDGWLSTGDLARQDNDGYFQIIDRKKDMILAGVYNVYPRDVEEVLYEHPKVLEVAVAGVAPDGGDTAVKAYVVLKKGEVATAEEFMEFCRMRLEAYAVPRLVEFRDQLPKTFVGKVFKRKLIEEDRR from the coding sequence ATGCCTCTCCTCGACCTTGATCTTTATCGCAAGCAAGTGGTAGTGTCCGAATATCCGCTCGTCACATTGAGCGTGATTGACGCGGGGCGTTTTCCGGCGGAACGCACGATGCTGTTCATTCACGGTTTCGGCGGATACGCGCTGCAGTGGGAAAAACAGCTCACCGAGTTCGCCGAAAAAAATCGCGTCATCGCGTTGGATGTGCGCGGTCACGGTTCGTCGGATTGCCCGGCGAGCGCGTACACGATGGACGAGCTGGTCGGCGATGTCGAACGCGTGGTCGAAGCGTTGCGCCTGCCGCCGAAATTCGACTTGCTCGCACATTCCTTTGGCGGCGCGATTGCCGCGTCGTACGCGATCAAACACCCCGATCGCGTTGCGCGCCTCGTTCTCACCGGAACCTCGGTTGAATTTTCGCTCAACGGCTTGTTGCGTTTCGCGTTCAAACTCCCCACCGCGATTGCCGAAGTGGTTCGCGCGCGCTTCCCGCGCAACGTCTCCGCACCCGCGCACGTGTTGAAAGCGATGTATTACAACGCGATGGTCAAGTGGGACGGCAACACGACTTTGCCGCGCGTGCGCGTGCCGACGCTTGTCATCCTGGGTCATCGCGACATCACCTTCAAGCGTTCCGCGTACGACGCGGTCGCCGACCGGATTCCCGGCGCACAGGTCGCGAAAATCCCGGTCTCGGCGCACATGGTGCAACTCGAACGTCCCGACGCGGTTAACCGTGCGATCACGCGTTTTCTCGGCGGCGGCGCGGTGACGTGGCGCGAAGGACGCGAGCGCCAGGTAATTGACCTGGTCAAGCAACGTCCCTGGCTCAAGCATTACGAAGAACAAGTGCCGTACTCCGTCGCGTATCCGTCGCAACCGCTCTTTCGTTTTCTCGAATCCGCCGCGCGGCGGTTTCCGAATCAGCGCGCCGTCGTCTTTTATGATCGCGCGCTATCGTATCGCGAGTTGAACGACGCGACGAATCGTTTGGCGAATGCGTTGAGTAATCTTGGCGTCAAGAAAGGTGACCGCGTCGCGCTGCTCTTGCCCAACTCGCCGCAGATGGTGATCGCGTACTATGCCGCGCTGAAAATTGGCGCGATCGTCGTCAGTCTCAATCCGTTGTCCAATGTGGACGAGCTCGCGCATCAGTTGAACGATGCGGGCGCGGAGACGATCATCGCGTTGAGCAATTTTTATCCCGCGATCAAAGTTGTGCGCGTGGGAACGCCGCTCAAACACGTGATCCTGACGAACATCAAAGAGTACTTTGCCGCGCCGCGGCGCGTTCTGTTTTCGATTGTGCGCGAATCGCGCGAGGGACATCGCATTGATCTGCGCGGCGAAACGAACACGTACGCGTTTCAAGAGTTGCTCACGCGCGCGTCGAGCGCGTCGCCGACGGTCGAAGTGACGCCCGACGATCTCGCGCTGATTCAGTACTCGAGCGGCACAACCGATTTGCCCAAGGGTGTGATGTTGACGCACGCGAACGTCGTTGCCAACACGGTGCAGTTGCGGCATTGGCTTTCGGATGTGGAAGACGGCGAAGAAGTGGTCCTGAGCGTCTTGCCTTTTTCGCATTCGTACGGAATGACGACCTGCTTGAACCTGGGAATTTCGATTGCCGCGACGCTCGTTCTCCTGCCGACCTTTTCGACGCGCGAGGTGTTGCAAGTCATCGCGCGTTATCGCCCGACGCTCTTTCCGGGTGTGCCGACGATGTACGTCGCGATCAACAATTTTCCAAACGTTCGCAAGTACGGTCTCAAAACGATTCGCGCGTGCGTGAGCGGCGCGGCGCCATTGCCCTTGGAAGTGCAAGAGGCATTCGAGAAACTGACGCGCGCGAAATTGGTCGAAGGATATGGCTTGACGGAAGCCAGTCCGGTGACGCACGCGAATCCGATCTACGGTCATCGCAAAACCGGCACGATTGGCGTGCCGTTGCCGGACACCGAAGCGAAAATCGTGGATTTGCAAACGCGGCTCGACGTACCGGTCGGCGCGATTGGCGAACTCGCGGTGCGCGGTCCGCAAGTGATGTGTGGTTATTGGAATCGTCCGAGCGAGACCGTGCAGGTGTTAAGCCCGGATGGGTGGCTGTCCACCGGCGATCTCGCGCGCCAAGATAACGACGGGTATTTTCAAATCATTGATCGTAAAAAGGATATGATTCTCGCGGGCGTTTACAATGTCTATCCGCGCGATGTCGAAGAAGTGTTGTACGAACATCCCAAGGTTCTAGAAGTCGCGGTTGCGGGCGTTGCGCCGGATGGAGGTGATACGGCAGTCAAGGCATACGTCGTGTTGAAGAAAGGCGAAGTCGCGACGGCGGAAGAGTTCATGGAGTTCTGCCGAATGCGCCTTGAAGCGTACGCCGTGCCGCGTCTCGTCGAGTTCCGCGATCAGTTACCCAAGACGTTTGTGGGCAAAGTGTTCAAGCGTAAACTCATCGAAGAAGACCGCAGGTGA